In the Acidobacteriota bacterium genome, GTGGCGTAGATGCGAAAGGGATATTCGCTGGCCTGGTAGGTCTGTGTCGGCTCAGATCTGTCGATCTTCCGGGTGACCGGGGAGACGACGCCCTTGCCGCTCTCCAGGGCGGTCCCGATCACGAAGGGATTCGCCACGGATTGTCCCTTGCTGTCATAGACGCGCACCGTGAAGCGCCGATACTTCTTGAATTCCTCCAGGACGGGAAAGATCTCGGTGTCCTGAGTCACCTCGTGGGTCTGCCAGTAGGTCTTGTGTCCCTTGATCTTGACCTCCAGTGTGACGTCGCCTGGAGGCAAAATGAATTCGAAAAAGCCGCCGCCGCCAGTTGTGGAGTCGGCAAATCCCATTCGTCCGGAATTGGCCTTGACTGCCAGGTCAACGGTTGCGCCGGAGAGAGAATGTCCATCCCCGTCCGAAACCCGGCCCGAAAGCCGGACCAGCTCGTCCAATTCCGTCACGACGATTTCGAGAGGCGACGAAGTGGGAACCTGCACGTCGTCCTCAAACGGTTCGTGGGAAATCGAGTGAACGGAGAGTCGATAGGTGCCCTCCGGTATCTCCAGAGAGAAGGAGCCGGCCTGATCGGTCTCGGAATAGCCCGGTATCCCCATTCTTCTCAGGTAGCGGTTCCGGATCTGGACCGGCGCAGTCGGGGATTCTGTCGGGTCCGAGGAACGGACATTACGCCTCCTGCGTGGAATTTCCAAAGAAACACGTGCGCCTGGAACTCCCCGGCCTGCAGTGTCACGGACCGATCCGGTCACGAGTAACCCTGGCGGATTCCTGGGAGTCAGTACAACGGTGCATCGAGACTCCGACCCCTCAGCGGCGAAGCCGACATGGTCGGGAACATACGCGGGGTGGTTGGCCCAAACCCAGTATTGGCCGCGGTCCAGCTCGAAATAGGCCCTTCCATCGGATCCGGTCTGTCCCGACAATTCCTTGGATCGCGACCACACTTGTCTGACCTGAACCGAGGCTTCCGGCAAGGGAGACTGCGTTTCTTCGTCGACGACCAATATCTCGAGGCGGGTGGGTGCATCGGTCCATTCGCCCGATCTCTTCGAGGTCCGGATTGGCGGAACCCCGCGAGCCCTGCCGTTTCCGCCGCCGTTTGGCAGCCACGGAAGCTGTCCGCGTCCATCTTGTGAAATCCGGGCTTGGCCGCCGGATCGAGAATCCGATGCCGGGACGGGTTCCTGATTCTGATGGTCGATTCGGAAGAGCAGAAAAACCAGAATGACTGCCGCTGCAAGCAGGAGGAACCGGCGGGCTGGGCCCATTTCTCGCCTCCGGACGGTTCTTCAAAGGATTTGGAGGCGGCGACCGGATTCGAACCGGTGAATGGAGGTTTTGCAGACCTCTCCCTTAGCCACTTGGGTACGCCGCCACCGTTTCCGTCCATTATAGGAAACGCCGGAATCGGAACTCAAATGATCGAATCTCCGTGTCCCAGCGGAATTCTTGACCGGTTGCGGCATTTCCAATAGCTTGCAGCTCATGCTGGCAGGGACTCCGTGAGAACTCTCGTTCGGGAATTGGGGAATCGTCTTGAGCGGGTCCGCTCGTCCGGGCTCTACCGGTCCCTCGAGGACGCGTCCCCCGAGGCCGTGGATTTCTGTTCCAACGACTACCTGGACCTGTCCCGCGATCCGCGGCTGAGGACGTTCCTGATCGAGCGTTTGCGTGACGAGCCCGAGTCTCGTCCCGTCTCGGCACCCTCCTCCCGGCTGCTGCGGGGAAACACGCCGCACCACCGGCTGCTGGAAGAGAAGCTGGCCCGGTTCAAGGGGACCGAAGCCGCCCTGGTGTTTCCCAGCGGCTACCAGGCCAACATGGGTCTCCTTTCCGCCCTCATGGGCCCCCGGGACCGGGTGGTGTCGGACCGTCTCAACCACGCCAGCATCATCGACGGAATTCGTTTGAGCGGGGCGCGGAAGGTCATCCATCCCCACCGGGATCTGGAGGCGGTGCGAGCCGCTCTCGCGACTCCCCATCCCCGCGGCCGAACCTTCCTGGTCACCGAGTCCCTCTTCAGCATGGACGGGGACATCGCGCCCTTGGACCAATATGCGGACCTGGCGGAGGAATGGGGAGCGGACCTGATCGTGGATGACTCCCATGCCACCGGGCTCTTCGGCACCGGTCGAGGGTCGGGCCTGACGGAGCATTTCGGGATCGAGAAGCGCGCCGCCGCCATCGTCTCGGGGTGCGGCAAGGGTCTGGGCGTGGCCGGCGCGTTCGTGGCCGGCCCCCGAACCGTCATCGAGTACCTGGTCAACGCCTGCCGCAGCTTCATCTTCACCACATCCACGCCGCCCCTTCTCCTCTACGCGTTGGAGGCGGCGTTGGAAATCGCCGGGGGCGACCCGGGACGGCGGGAACGGGTCCTGGAACTCTCAGACCGCCTCCGCCGGCGACTGAGAGGGCAGGGTCTGGACACGTTGGACAGCGCCGGCCCCATCGTGCCGGTCATCCTGGGCGACAATCGCCGCGCCCTCGCCGTCGCCCGACGGCTTCGGGAGCAGGGACTGGACGTAAGGGCGCTCCGTCCCCCCACGGTGCCGGCCGGCACCGCTCGGCTCCGGATCTCGGTTCACGCCAACCATTCTGTCGAGCAGTTGGACCGGCTTTGCCAGGCTCTTGCCGAGGCGCTGGAGACCGTGTGATGCAGGTCTTGGTCACTGGAACGGGGACCGAAATCGGCAAGACGGTCGTCTCCGCCGTTCTCCTGGCCCACTGGGCGGGACGGACGCACGTTACCTACTGGAAACCGGTCGCCACGGGAGCGGAGGAGGGAAGCGACAGCCAGGAGGTGGCTTCCCTGGCGGGTCCGGAGGTGCGGATTCTGAAGGAGTGCTACCGGTTTGGTCCGCCCCTTTCTCCTCACCTGGCGGCCCGTTTGGCGGGAGTCGAGATCGAACCGGAGCGCATCCTCTCCGCCTACCGGCGTCATCGGGAGTCTGTGGGCGACGGTCTTTTGGTCGTGGAGGGGATCGGGGGTCTCCTGGTGCCCCTGACCGATCGCGGATATCTCCTGGCCGATCTCCTGAAGGACTTGGCTCTGCCCTGCCTCGTGGTCGCGTCCAGTCAACTCGGGACCATCAACCACACTTTGCTGACCCTCGAAGCGCTCCGTTCCAGGGACCTGAGCCTGGCGGGAGTGGTCCTGAACGGGCCCGCCAACCTGGAGAATCGGCGGGCCATCGAGCGGTTCGGCCGGACCCGTGTGGTGGCGGAGTTGCAACCCCTCAATCCCCTCTCCTGCGAGACCGTCGCGCGAACGGCCTCCGGATTCGACCGGGACCGGGTGCTGGAGCGCTGTCTCCTGGGGCCCCGGCCGGACGCCGGAAGGCGGGTTAGTTAGAGTAGTCGGCAATGAAAGATTTCGGCGGCTGGGTGTCCCAGGATCGGAAATACGTCTGGCATCCGTTCACCCAGATGCAGACGGCGCCTCCTCCCATCCCCATCGAGCGCGCCGAAGGGATCTACCTCCATACCCAGGACGGCCGCCGGTTGCTGGACGGCATCTCCTCCTGGTGGGTCAACATCCACGGACACAACCATCCACGTCTCAACCGTGCGTTGGAGGAACAGGCTTCGCGGCTGGGGCACGTGCTGTTCGCCGGATGCACCCACGAACCGGCGGCACGGTTGGCTTCCGAGCTGGTCCGGCGCTCACCGGCGGGGTTGTCACGCGTCTTCTTCTCGGACAACGGATCCACCTCGGTGGAGGTGGCGCTGAAGATGTCCTACCAGTATTGGAAGAACCGCGGCGAGACCCGCGATCTCTTCATCTCTCTGAAACATGCCTACCATGGCGACACCCTGGGTGCCATGGGGGTGGGGGGAGTGGACGCTTTCCACGCCCAGTTCGCGGACCTCCTGGTGAAGCAGCTCCAGACTCACGCTCCCACCTGCCGGACCTGTCCCGTGGGCCGGACCCGCGCCACGTGTCACATCGAGTGCACCGGCCGGCTCGAGGACCTCCTGCGGGAGACGGGTCACCGGGTGTCGGCGGTGATCGTGGAGCCCATGGTTCAGGGCGCCGGGGGAATGATCATCTGGCCGGTGGAGTTCCTGAACCTGGTCCGGGAGCTGACCCGCCGTCACGGAACTCTGCTCATCGCCGACGAGGTCTTCACCGGTTTCGGCCGGACCGGGAAGATGTTCGCCTGCGAGCATGGACCGGTGACGCCCGACCTCATGTGCCTCTCCAAGGCCCTCACCGGAGGTTATCTCCCCCTGGCCGCCACCCTGGTGGCCGAGCCCCTTTACCAGGCGTTTCTGAGCGAGGACCGGGGGCGGGGGTTTCTGCACGGGCATTCCTACACCGCCAATCCCCTGGGATGCGCCGTCGCCCTGGAAAGCCTGGCCCTTTTCGACGAGGAAGAGCGGCTGGAGCGAGTGGCTCGATTGGCAGAGCTCTTCTCGGAGCGCCTGGCCCGCATCGCCCGGCTGCCTGGAGTGGCGGAGGTTCGCGGGATCGGAGGGCTGGCGGTGATGGAACTGGAGGCCGAGGGAGAGGCAGGCTATCTCGATTCGCGATCGCCCCGATTGATCCAGACGTTTCTGGATAATGGTCTTCTCCTGCGCCCCCTGGGAAATGTTCTCTACTTCCTTCCTCCATATGTCATCGAAGACCGGGAGGTTCACTGGGCGTTCGACGTCATCGAGGAAGTCCTCGTCTCCATCGCCTGAGGGTACTGGTGACCCTACGGCCGGATTCCGCCACCTTGAAGTTGGTTGTGGGATAGGCGGACCAACGGAGTGCCGCAGTGATGAAAACCTGTGCGAACAGGGGCTACCGCTACGGGGCCGACCCGGTGTGGTGGCCCGGGCTTCAGGGACTCTCCGGATGGTTGGGAGACTGAGGGGGTTCCCTGAACAGCAGAACCTCGACCACGATTCGCTTCCGGGCTTGAGCCACCCAGCGCTCCAGTTCCTGGTTGGCTTTTCGGCGCCCCACGATTTCCTGAATCCGGTTCTGCAGCAATTCCAGGGGTGGTGCCGAACCTCCTTTGACGGTTGGAAGGAACGTCTCGCGGTAATAGGCTTCGATTTCCCGGGGCAGAACGATTACGAACGCCTGAATGCGAACCTGAACGAACTTCTGAACGGTCAACTGTCGCCGGACCACAGCGCGCAGACTTCCCGGGCTCATCCCCATGGACCGGAGTTTTTTCTGGAACTTCTCTTCCGACCGGAAGTGCCGCCTGTAGGCCTCGATACGAGTTTCCACCTCTGCCGGCAGGATTTCAGCGCCCGGAGTGTTCCGTGCCTCCCTGGCAATCATGGTTTCCTCGATCAACTGGTTCAACGCCGCAGAATAAACCAGCTTTCTCCGGGCGGGATCCGACGGCAGAATCTGTCCCCGGAACTGAATCAGCCAACGTACGTCGGAGAGGGTAATGACTTCGTCTCCCACCAAAGCGGCCACTCTGTCCATGATCTCCGAACGAGCGGGACTCAGGTCCGCGATGGAGCAGAAGACAGCCAGCCAGGTCACGGTCAGAATTCCATGTCGACTCCGGTGGCGCATGGCTAAAACGACGGTCCCAGTATGAAGTGAAAGTTCCAGTGCTTGAACGCCGTCACGTCCGGTGGACTGGGATTGTAGCCCACATCGAAGCGAATCGGCCCCAAGGGCGTGTTGGCCTGAATCCCCAATCCGACGGCGTGCGTAAAGTTGGATGGAAGATCACGAAAGGTACGGAAAACATTGCCCCCGTCGTAAAACAACGCGGCCTCGAAGAAGGCCGCCAGTGGAAACCGGAGTTCCAGATTTGCGATCAAGAGAGCGTTGCCGCCCAACGGAACGGGTCGCCCGGCCGGGTCAGACTCTCCCCGATGGTTCACGAGCACGATCTCGCCCGTCTCGGGATCGCGCAAGAGCGGCCCGGCAAGCTCCCGGGGCAAACCCCGCAGGGTGGTTGATCCTCCGGAGAAGAATCGCTCGCTCAAGGGGGCGGGGTTGGACATTTCATCTGGAGCAGCGAGTCCAAACGCACCGATCCAACCCAGTCTGAGGGAGGAAGCCAGAATCAGATCGGGATGGAGCTTTCGGTAGTACTGGCCCTGAGCCAGAGCACGGAAAAAGTTTGCGCCCGAACCGATTGCCTTGAGAGAGAGTTTTGTGTCGCCAGTCAAAAGGAAGCCTTCAGTGGCGTTGGTGGGGTCGTCTCTCGACTCGTTCAGATAGGACAGCGCAAAGCTGGAAAGCCGCAGCCGGTCCTGCTCGCGGAAGAACTGCAGGGGAACGTCCAGATCTTCGGGAAGCCTGATCCGTACGGCTTCGAAGTTGTAGCGAAAGAACATGGACTCGCGCCGGCTCAACGGTCGTTCGGTCTGGGTCGACAAGATGACACGAGATTCGTCGAAGGGTTTCCCTCGGGGAGCCCGGATGTCTCCTTCGGTGTCCGTGGTTAGGGCCGCTTCATTGTTGGCCGTCAGGGATGTGACCGTGGGGAGCTTCCGTCCGAAGAAACGGGACGCGGTGTACGACAAATTGGCGCGTTGTCGTTTGGAACCGGCGCGCAGACCAAGAGCCAGAGTTTCGGCTCTTCCCAGGAAGTTGCCGTTGCTGATGCCGAGCGTGCCGCGCGGCCCCTCAGACGAGGAATAGCCGCCGCCGTAGGAGAGTGTATATTTCCTTGCCTCCTCCACCGCGACCACCACGTTGCGGCGAAGCGGGTCGATGAAGGATGGAATCTCCCGAATCTCCACGCGGCTGAAAACGGCCAAGTCGTACAGATCGCTCTCGGTCGCCAGAATTCGAGTGAGTGACGCCGGATCTCCGGGCTTTATGGAGATTGCCTCGTGAACTAACCTTTCTTTCGTGCTCAGGTTCCCGGAGAGCACGACCACATCAGTGAAATGCCGGGGGCCTTCCTCGATGACAAAGGTGACGTGGGCGGCGGCAACCTCAGGAAACGAGATCTGAAAGCGGCAGTCCACCTGCCGGTAGCCCAGATCTTCGTACATAGCCAGCAGGTTGGCTCGATCCCGGGTCAGATTCGCAAGGGCGAACGGAGTGCCCGGACGGCCTTGGAGCTGATTCTCCAGAACTCTCCGGCTCAACTCCTCGTTTCCGACAAACTGAACGTCCCGAATGAAATACCTTGTGCCCTCCCGGATCTCGTAGGTCAGCTTCAGGTTGCGGCCGGGTGGATTCGCTGCCACCAGTTCGTAGGTGACTTCCACATCCCTGAACCCTCTCTGCCGGTAATAGGCTTCGATGACACGGAGGTCATCCTGGGCCATCCGCTCGGTAAACCGCCCGCTGCGAAACATTCCGCCCTTCCTGACGCTGACGATTCCGAGTAGAACTCCGTCTTCCGCGAACTCGTTACCTTCGAAAAGAACGCTGCCGACCCTGCACCGCGCACCTCTCTCGACCCTGAACAAGATCGCGTTGGAATTGGCGCGGTCTTGTCTCTCCAGCGCTACGTGGGCCAGCAGATACCCGCGGCGCTGATAGATTTCCCGGAGTTCCGCCGTGGTGTCGTCCAAGAGGTTTTCCAGCAGTCCCTTCCGGCTGAAGACGGGAAGATCGGCGAGCGTCTGCTGATCCAGATCAACACCCTCGAATTCGATCACCGTGCGGTTGCCCGGTTGAATCTGCAGCCGAAGCGATACCGTATTGTCGGTGCGGTCGTACTGCAGTTGCTCACGAATCCTTGCTGCCGCGAAACCTTGCCGGGCCAGGTCTTTTTCCACTCGACGAATGATCTGGTCGAGCCGACTCCTGGAGAAGACCGAACCTCTCGCGTTTTCAAGCTGAACCTGAAACCTTTCCAGGTCCAAAGCTTCGGGGGCTTCAATCTCGACCTGCTTCATCCGAGCCCCCCGGCCGGCCGTGATCCGGAATGCCAGGTTGATACCTGCCCCGTCATGATCGATCTCAAACTCGGGCTCGACTGCTGCCTGGTGGTACCCGTTCCTCCGGTAGAAACTGCTCACCTTGACAAGGCTTTCCTCGAAACTCGCATCGGAGTATGGTTCGCCGGGTTTCAAGACCAGTTGCCGGCGGAGTTGCCTCCTGTCGGCTTCGACTTGACCGATGAATCGAATCTGGTCCATTAGATATTTTCGAATCAGGAAAACCGTGACCGACACTCCGCCGTCGGACGATTTCCGGACGTCGATCTGAACATCGTGAAAGACTCCCGTGGCGTAGAGTCGGCGCAGAGTCGTTTGAGCCCGGGAACTCGTGTAGGGTTCCTCTTCACGAATCGTGATCAACCTGAACACGTCCGCTTCGGAAATTCTGGTCAGCCGTCCGTCCGCGTGAATTTCCACGCGGCGGACGGTCTTTCCTTCGAACCGGGAATCGGCACTGGCCTCAGCATACGTGAACGGTAGGAGAAGAAGGCCGATCATGACCGCGGGTCTGCCGAAGCGCATGACGACAGGCCCCACTGTCCTATGAAAATCCTTGGTCAACTCTCACCCGGAATTCCGCAAATTTGTTCAGTGAGGAGTAACCAGGAGCTTCCAGGCCCTGTCCCTCCCACCAGTCAGGCCGGCCTTATTCTGGTTTTGACAGGTCCTCTCTCGATCCGGTTGCCAAGACCGGACTTTCCGGATGAGAACGAGTTAAAATCTTTTCTTGAGTTTGAGATCAACCGCGACCGAGCCATCCTGTTCACGGCTTCCAAGGGCAGTGAGCCCCTCATTGATTCGAGATTCGAATACGACGGTCTGGCTCTGACTGATGTTACCCAGATCCATGCTGTAGTGCAAGGACAGCCTCCGTCCCAGTTGCTTGCCCAGCGTGATCCGGGCTCCGGGATCACGTTCAGTTCCAAACAGGAACGGGTCCACGGAGAATCGCTCGAGACCAAGGAGGCGGCTGGTTCGCGATTCAATGGGGTCGACCAGGCTCTTGATCAGAATTGTGCCCGCTCCAAAAGCTGCCAGACTTCCCAATTGCGTGCGCCCGGAGGTTCCCAGGATCTCTTCCGGCGTCTGGCCCACGGTCAGAAGGGATATGAGCAATGGGGCGGGCAGAGGAGGATCGGAGCTGAGAGACAGACGCAACTGGTCCGAGACACCGTGAATGTGGGCAGAGACGGAAACATCTCTCACTTGAGTCTGTGCCTCCACCTTCCAAGTGGGTTGAGTGCGTCGGGGATTGTTGAAGAGAACCATGCCCCGGGTGATTTCATACTCATTGTTCTCAAAAAACAGCCGCCCTTCATCGACCGTGACGGTGCCCAGTACGACCGGGTTTCTCAGAGTGCCGAGAACATTCAGATCGACGCTTCCCACCGCGTCGATCAAATTGTTCCGGGCGCGCAGGCTCTGCTGTCCTTGCACCGCCACCGCCAGTTTGACGTCGGATCCTCCTGCCGGTGGGGGAGCTTCCGTTTGACCTCGGGCATATCGCGACAGGAGCTGGCCGACCGAGACGTTTTCGGTGTAATCGGCAGAGGCAACCCGGACCTTGCCCGAAATCAGATCCTGAAACTCGCGTCGGATAAAGTCCACGTCGACGTCCAGGATCGAAACCGTCTGCGCGGGATAGTCTACGCGGAGACCTTCGGCGAGCAGATGGATCCGCCAACGGACGGGCTGAAAGCCCTCCAGGAAAATTCCTCCTTCCAGGTGGACGGGTCCGTAGGAGGTCTGGGCAGAAAAATGGCTCAGGGCCACCTGATCGGTCGTGAAGCGGAGCTGTCCCGCCAGATCGGACAGGGCCGTGGGAATACCGGGGTGGTTGAGAAGTCCGTCCTCCACCCGGGCAGACCCGAGAATCCGCGGGTTGCCAAGGGGGCCGGCGATGCGTGTCTGCAGGTGTAGCTGGCCGGCCACGGTTCCAACCGGCATAAAGGTGTTGGATACCACCAGATTCACCGGGCCGCTGAGTTCAACATTGACTCTCTTGCTCTCCCCCAAATCCAATCGTCCACCGATTTGCAGTTTCGTCTGTTCGCCGTGGAGGAGAAACGGCGAAACCTGTAAGGTGGGATGGCTGTAGGCGAGCTGCAGGGGACTCCGATTCCTGAGTTCATGACCGGACAGGGAAAGCACCAGGTCGGACAGCTCTGCCTGTGCCTCAAGGCGAAGGGGATCGGAGACAGGCCCGGCAAGCGTCAATCGACCCGTCAGACGACCCTCTACGCCGGACGGTGTCTCCAGGGA is a window encoding:
- a CDS encoding carboxypeptidase-like regulatory domain-containing protein, whose translation is MGIPGYSETDQAGSFSLEIPEGTYRLSVHSISHEPFEDDVQVPTSSPLEIVVTELDELVRLSGRVSDGDGHSLSGATVDLAVKANSGRMGFADSTTGGGGFFEFILPPGDVTLEVKIKGHKTYWQTHEVTQDTEIFPVLEEFKKYRRFTVRVYDSKGQSVANPFVIGTALESGKGVVSPVTRKIDRSEPTQTYQASEYPFRIYATALHVGLGITEAKVIRSYQSNIDLRVKGGGRIEGNVADTDGNPVRDFTIVLRKDGFDLGIFRSFSQEGRFILEGIPTGLYSLSFYSRPEMTQTELVTFRPKLVMIQNDRTSFLDVVLRPQGWVRTAGQRGGESDSRRELRPEY
- a CDS encoding 8-amino-7-oxononanoate synthase encodes the protein MRTLVRELGNRLERVRSSGLYRSLEDASPEAVDFCSNDYLDLSRDPRLRTFLIERLRDEPESRPVSAPSSRLLRGNTPHHRLLEEKLARFKGTEAALVFPSGYQANMGLLSALMGPRDRVVSDRLNHASIIDGIRLSGARKVIHPHRDLEAVRAALATPHPRGRTFLVTESLFSMDGDIAPLDQYADLAEEWGADLIVDDSHATGLFGTGRGSGLTEHFGIEKRAAAIVSGCGKGLGVAGAFVAGPRTVIEYLVNACRSFIFTTSTPPLLLYALEAALEIAGGDPGRRERVLELSDRLRRRLRGQGLDTLDSAGPIVPVILGDNRRALAVARRLREQGLDVRALRPPTVPAGTARLRISVHANHSVEQLDRLCQALAEALETV
- the bioD gene encoding dethiobiotin synthase, whose protein sequence is MQVLVTGTGTEIGKTVVSAVLLAHWAGRTHVTYWKPVATGAEEGSDSQEVASLAGPEVRILKECYRFGPPLSPHLAARLAGVEIEPERILSAYRRHRESVGDGLLVVEGIGGLLVPLTDRGYLLADLLKDLALPCLVVASSQLGTINHTLLTLEALRSRDLSLAGVVLNGPANLENRRAIERFGRTRVVAELQPLNPLSCETVARTASGFDRDRVLERCLLGPRPDAGRRVS
- the bioA gene encoding adenosylmethionine--8-amino-7-oxononanoate transaminase; the protein is MKDFGGWVSQDRKYVWHPFTQMQTAPPPIPIERAEGIYLHTQDGRRLLDGISSWWVNIHGHNHPRLNRALEEQASRLGHVLFAGCTHEPAARLASELVRRSPAGLSRVFFSDNGSTSVEVALKMSYQYWKNRGETRDLFISLKHAYHGDTLGAMGVGGVDAFHAQFADLLVKQLQTHAPTCRTCPVGRTRATCHIECTGRLEDLLRETGHRVSAVIVEPMVQGAGGMIIWPVEFLNLVRELTRRHGTLLIADEVFTGFGRTGKMFACEHGPVTPDLMCLSKALTGGYLPLAATLVAEPLYQAFLSEDRGRGFLHGHSYTANPLGCAVALESLALFDEEERLERVARLAELFSERLARIARLPGVAEVRGIGGLAVMELEAEGEAGYLDSRSPRLIQTFLDNGLLLRPLGNVLYFLPPYVIEDREVHWAFDVIEEVLVSIA
- a CDS encoding SurA N-terminal domain-containing protein, with the translated sequence MRHRSRHGILTVTWLAVFCSIADLSPARSEIMDRVAALVGDEVITLSDVRWLIQFRGQILPSDPARRKLVYSAALNQLIEETMIAREARNTPGAEILPAEVETRIEAYRRHFRSEEKFQKKLRSMGMSPGSLRAVVRRQLTVQKFVQVRIQAFVIVLPREIEAYYRETFLPTVKGGSAPPLELLQNRIQEIVGRRKANQELERWVAQARKRIVVEVLLFREPPQSPNHPESP
- a CDS encoding BamA/TamA family outer membrane protein; protein product: MEIHADGRLTRISEADVFRLITIREEEPYTSSRAQTTLRRLYATGVFHDVQIDVRKSSDGGVSVTVFLIRKYLMDQIRFIGQVEADRRQLRRQLVLKPGEPYSDASFEESLVKVSSFYRRNGYHQAAVEPEFEIDHDGAGINLAFRITAGRGARMKQVEIEAPEALDLERFQVQLENARGSVFSRSRLDQIIRRVEKDLARQGFAAARIREQLQYDRTDNTVSLRLQIQPGNRTVIEFEGVDLDQQTLADLPVFSRKGLLENLLDDTTAELREIYQRRGYLLAHVALERQDRANSNAILFRVERGARCRVGSVLFEGNEFAEDGVLLGIVSVRKGGMFRSGRFTERMAQDDLRVIEAYYRQRGFRDVEVTYELVAANPPGRNLKLTYEIREGTRYFIRDVQFVGNEELSRRVLENQLQGRPGTPFALANLTRDRANLLAMYEDLGYRQVDCRFQISFPEVAAAHVTFVIEEGPRHFTDVVVLSGNLSTKERLVHEAISIKPGDPASLTRILATESDLYDLAVFSRVEIREIPSFIDPLRRNVVVAVEEARKYTLSYGGGYSSSEGPRGTLGISNGNFLGRAETLALGLRAGSKRQRANLSYTASRFFGRKLPTVTSLTANNEAALTTDTEGDIRAPRGKPFDESRVILSTQTERPLSRRESMFFRYNFEAVRIRLPEDLDVPLQFFREQDRLRLSSFALSYLNESRDDPTNATEGFLLTGDTKLSLKAIGSGANFFRALAQGQYYRKLHPDLILASSLRLGWIGAFGLAAPDEMSNPAPLSERFFSGGSTTLRGLPRELAGPLLRDPETGEIVLVNHRGESDPAGRPVPLGGNALLIANLELRFPLAAFFEAALFYDGGNVFRTFRDLPSNFTHAVGLGIQANTPLGPIRFDVGYNPSPPDVTAFKHWNFHFILGPSF